One window of the Camelina sativa cultivar DH55 chromosome 1, Cs, whole genome shotgun sequence genome contains the following:
- the LOC104734200 gene encoding uncharacterized protein LOC104734200 isoform X1: protein MNFVVRRLGSVLPSLRHSGVSESRFFRTEAGQPRRRNKLPSLPFKKKEEKSEWWIVDGEMHEIGDHVPPRERFTIPRDNIPNKRRKQLREQFMRRTRLVLKEAEHEPWCKKYMELYNELRENWERLYWDEGYSKKIATDHANYESAEEDDEDFNPYRNRRSYTDQAKQEQGFNRSTQGDNWEKVNQIRDKFEFDRERRMRDKAFAPMNAAPASEVSKDLNWNAQRRPFDAERYTRY, encoded by the exons CCGATTCTTCAGAACAGAGGCAGGTCAGCCGAGACGGCGAAACAAGTTGCCTTCTCTTCCGttcaagaagaaggaagagaaatcCGAATGGTGGATCGTCGACGGCGAGATGCATGAGATAGGCGATCACGTCCCTCCTCGTGAGCGATTCACAATCCCTAGAGACAACATCCCGAATAAACGCCGTAAGCAGCTCCGTGAGCAGTTCATGCGCCGCACTCGCCTCGTCCTTAAAGAAGCG GAACATGAGCCATGGTGCAAAAAGTATATGGAACTATATAATGAGCTTAGAGAGAACTGGGAGAGGCTTTATTGGGATGAAGGATATTCAAAGAAAATTGCGACTGATCATGCTAATTATGAGTctgctgaagaagatgatgaagattttaATCCATACAG GAACAGGCGGTCGTACACCGATCAAGCAAAG CAGGAGCAAGGGTTTAATAGAAGTACACAAGGTGATAATTGGGAGAAAGTCAATCAGATCAGAGACAAATTTGAGTTTGATAGAGAAAGGAGAATGAGAGATAAAG CCTTTGCACCAATGAATGCAGCACCGGCCTCTGAAGTCTCTAAGGACTTGAATTGGAATGCACAAAGAAGGCCCTTTGATGCTGAGAGATACACAAGATATTGA
- the LOC104703759 gene encoding glutathione S-transferase T3-like, translating into MDSNNPFFQSSSYFNLLNSQEEGGLNDNFHWESYPPSGQSSQPSPHSSQPSPHSSQPSPHSSQETPKERKERKTWTPADDEVLISAWLNTSKDPIVANQQKGGSFWSRIQKYYCDTPHARNGGEQMLVTHCKQRWHKINDHTNKFCAAFAAAERQNSSGHSENDIMKNAHDIYFAAHNKRFNLEHCWFRLRFEQKFLSLNTINTTPAQPATKRKQAGEGSQSSSCSVEESEKRPEGIKAAKAKRNNAQSTNVKTLAEYKSMWDVKKEELAEKEKLQKLAILDTLLAKKEPLSASEEIIMNKIVSQYF; encoded by the coding sequence ATGGATTCTAATAATCCCTTCtttcagtcttcttcttacttcaACTTGCTTAACAGTCAAGAAGAAGGTGGTTTAAATGATAACTTTCATTGGGAAAGTTATCCACCTTCTGGACAGAGCTCACAACCTTCTCCTCACAGCTCCCAACCTTCTCCTCACAGCTCCCAACCTTCTCCTCACAGCTCGCAAGAAACACCAAAAGAGCGCAAGGAGAGAAAGACATGGACACCTGCTGATGATGAAGTCTTGATCTCCGCATGGCTCAACACTTCAAAAGATCCCATCgttgcaaatcaacaaaagggaGGAAGCTTCTGGAGCAGGATTCAAAAATACTATTGTGACACTCCTCACGCTAGAAACGGTGGGGAACAGATGCTGGTGACACATTGCAAGCAGCGTTGGCACAAGATAAATGACCATACTAACAAGTTCTGTGCCGCATTCGCAGCTGCGGAGAGACAGAACAGCTCTGGTCATTCTGAAAATGATATCATGAAGAATGCACATGATATCTACTTCGCTGCCCATAACAAGAGATTCAACCTTGAACATTGTTGGTTTCGTTTAAGGTTTGAGCAGAAATTTCTATCCCTTAACACTATTAACACGACCCCAGCTCAGCCTgcaacaaagaggaaacaagCTGGTGAAGGTTCGCAGTCATCAAGCTGCAGTGTTGAGGAGTCTGAGAAGAGGCCAGAAGGGATCAAGGCTGCCAAGGCGAAGAGGAACAATGCTCAGTCCACAAACGTGAAGACTCTTGCTGAGTATAAGAGCATGTGGGATGTCAAGAAAGAGGAATTAGCTGAAAAGGAGAAACTACAGAAGCTGGCCATCCTAGACACTCTCCTAGCCAAAAAAGAACCCTTGAGTGCGAGTGAAGAAATCATCATGAACAAGATAGTGTCCCAGTATTTCTGA
- the LOC104734200 gene encoding uncharacterized protein LOC104734200 isoform X2 — protein sequence MNFVVRRLGSVLPSLRHSGVSESRFFRTEAGQPRRRNKLPSLPFKKKEEKSEWWIVDGEMHEIGDHVPPRERFTIPRDNIPNKRRKQLREQFMRRTRLVLKEAEHEPWCKKYMELYNELRENWERLYWDEGYSKKIATDHANYESAEEDDEDFNPYRNRRSYTDQAKEQGFNRSTQGDNWEKVNQIRDKFEFDRERRMRDKAFAPMNAAPASEVSKDLNWNAQRRPFDAERYTRY from the exons CCGATTCTTCAGAACAGAGGCAGGTCAGCCGAGACGGCGAAACAAGTTGCCTTCTCTTCCGttcaagaagaaggaagagaaatcCGAATGGTGGATCGTCGACGGCGAGATGCATGAGATAGGCGATCACGTCCCTCCTCGTGAGCGATTCACAATCCCTAGAGACAACATCCCGAATAAACGCCGTAAGCAGCTCCGTGAGCAGTTCATGCGCCGCACTCGCCTCGTCCTTAAAGAAGCG GAACATGAGCCATGGTGCAAAAAGTATATGGAACTATATAATGAGCTTAGAGAGAACTGGGAGAGGCTTTATTGGGATGAAGGATATTCAAAGAAAATTGCGACTGATCATGCTAATTATGAGTctgctgaagaagatgatgaagattttaATCCATACAG GAACAGGCGGTCGTACACCGATCAAGCAAAG GAGCAAGGGTTTAATAGAAGTACACAAGGTGATAATTGGGAGAAAGTCAATCAGATCAGAGACAAATTTGAGTTTGATAGAGAAAGGAGAATGAGAGATAAAG CCTTTGCACCAATGAATGCAGCACCGGCCTCTGAAGTCTCTAAGGACTTGAATTGGAATGCACAAAGAAGGCCCTTTGATGCTGAGAGATACACAAGATATTGA